The following coding sequences lie in one Candidatus Planktophila sulfonica genomic window:
- a CDS encoding GuaB1 family IMP dehydrogenase-related protein gives MRFINQPVYDLTYDDVFMVPSSSELTSRMEVDLTSNDGSGTTIPLVVANMTAIAGRRMAETMARRGGMVVIPQDIPIPVVADVIASVKARHTFFETPITLTLKETVADAASLIHKRAHGAIVIVDGKKPVGIVTEDDLAGVDRFTQLSQVMTQELTTMPDTLDPRQAFEFLNERLRNVAPVVSANGELVGIITKVGALRATLYTPAVDKQNKLRIAAAVGINGDVADKAAKLVAAGADVLVVDTAHGHQRKMIEALQLIKKLNLNVPIVAGNVVTADGVRDLVAAGATIIKVGVGPGAMCTTRMQTGVGRPQFSAVLECAAEAKKLGAHVWADGGVRHPRDVALALAAGASQVMIGSWFAGTYESPGDLMRDSSGRAYKESFGMASKRAVNARTSQEDAFDRARKSLFEEGISSSKMFLDPNRPGVEDLIDEIISGLRSSCTYAGAHNLAEFADRAVVGIQSASGYAEGRPLSQSWRG, from the coding sequence GTGCGATTTATCAACCAGCCGGTCTATGACCTCACTTATGACGATGTATTCATGGTTCCAAGTAGTTCGGAACTCACCAGCCGCATGGAAGTTGATCTCACTTCCAACGATGGCAGTGGAACAACAATCCCTCTAGTCGTTGCAAATATGACCGCGATTGCCGGTCGTCGCATGGCTGAAACCATGGCCCGCCGCGGTGGAATGGTTGTTATTCCTCAAGATATTCCAATCCCTGTTGTCGCTGACGTCATCGCATCCGTCAAAGCACGCCACACATTCTTTGAAACACCAATCACTCTGACTCTTAAAGAGACAGTTGCTGATGCCGCATCTCTCATCCATAAGCGCGCGCACGGAGCAATCGTCATTGTTGATGGCAAGAAGCCAGTGGGTATCGTTACTGAAGATGATTTAGCTGGCGTTGATCGCTTTACTCAGCTGAGCCAAGTAATGACGCAAGAGCTCACAACAATGCCTGACACTCTTGATCCACGCCAAGCTTTTGAATTCCTCAACGAGCGCCTTCGCAACGTTGCCCCAGTGGTTTCAGCGAACGGTGAACTCGTTGGAATTATCACCAAGGTAGGCGCACTTCGTGCGACTTTATATACACCTGCAGTTGATAAGCAGAACAAGCTTCGCATCGCGGCAGCAGTTGGTATCAATGGTGATGTAGCCGATAAGGCCGCAAAGTTAGTTGCTGCCGGGGCTGATGTGCTTGTTGTCGATACAGCACACGGACATCAGAGGAAGATGATTGAAGCTCTACAGCTTATTAAGAAGCTAAACCTGAACGTACCAATTGTTGCTGGAAACGTAGTGACTGCAGATGGCGTTCGTGATCTTGTTGCTGCAGGAGCCACAATTATTAAGGTTGGTGTTGGTCCTGGTGCAATGTGCACAACACGTATGCAGACCGGTGTTGGTCGCCCACAATTTTCGGCAGTTCTTGAATGTGCCGCAGAAGCAAAGAAGTTAGGTGCACACGTTTGGGCAGATGGCGGAGTTCGCCATCCGCGCGATGTCGCACTGGCACTTGCAGCAGGTGCTTCACAGGTAATGATTGGTTCTTGGTTTGCAGGAACTTATGAATCACCCGGCGATTTGATGCGAGATAGCTCAGGCCGTGCATATAAAGAATCATTCGGTATGGCGTCAAAGCGCGCAGTTAATGCACGTACTTCACAAGAAGATGCATTTGATCGTGCACGTAAGTCACTCTTTGAAGAAGGAATCTCTTCATCAAAGATGTTCCTTGATCCAAACCGTCCAGGGGTTGAAGATTTGATTGATGAAATTATTTCGGGACTTCGTTCATCATGTACATATGCAGGAGCACATAACCTTGCAGAGTTTGCAGATCGCGCAGTCGTAGGAATTCAATCTGCATCTGGTTATGCAGAGGGGCGCCCACTCAGCCAGTCATGGCGTGGATAA
- a CDS encoding AAA family ATPase — MSEIQKVTSRPRDTDRKTRIHLSFYDRVKFLLLFGITYLVLTWSSLAENPILSVEDALNETARSKSWLLVLAAIEVVRQIHFLLAELLAPYHGIWSKYFAFTDRQVHRLSDWTRFRLSRIVKWSLVVALLAVILGAIYDEPPIKALFLAPKAFLSALPFLGQLLFAVFFVIIQFAAIFWFLSRGGVDTYFPDDIRTRFSDVWGQDHVLNRIRENLLFLETPEEIEKHGGYVPGGILLWGPPGTGKTLMAESMAGETGKPFVFVDPGAFTNMFFGVGVLKVKSLFRKLRKLALRYGGVVVFFDEADSLGNRGIVSQGGPQRTSTMEKSKIFESHCHGGAYLSEPAVSALARDKFVMGGAAGGGGGGMGTLQALLTELSGLKKPRGFFNRVVRRTLGMRPKNPPKYRILVVMATNMPEALDEALLRPGRIDRMYRVGYPSKAGRIRTYEGYLSKVSHSLTAEEIDKIATITPYATGATIKDTINEALIMAIRNGRTSIEWSDIVKAKQQKELGPSEDVEYIERERHAVAVHEACHAVMAHRTRQHMSIDLATIEKGSDYLGMVASIPPDDQFTRWKSEYQSDILVSLASLAGERMFFDGDNSSGVSGDLESATTIASLMEGHWGMGSTISSHVSNRRFEMGAPGGGKGKDDTDKQMRMALSDRIEENLGTLLTQAEEILRENRNQVLALAHALETHKTMSGEDVAAVIDGVQGSIVDGRPYLDANFLAEIEKYHSASVVAHREHRIPDVHLPVIG; from the coding sequence ATGAGCGAGATACAAAAAGTAACGAGCCGTCCGCGCGATACTGACCGAAAGACTCGAATTCATCTCTCGTTCTACGACCGCGTTAAGTTCTTACTTCTCTTCGGTATTACTTACCTAGTTCTCACATGGTCAAGCCTTGCCGAAAATCCAATTCTTAGCGTTGAAGATGCACTTAATGAAACTGCACGCAGTAAGAGCTGGTTACTTGTCCTTGCAGCTATTGAAGTGGTTCGCCAGATTCACTTCCTTCTGGCTGAATTATTAGCTCCCTATCACGGTATTTGGAGTAAATACTTTGCATTTACCGATCGCCAAGTTCATCGACTCAGTGACTGGACTCGCTTTCGCCTCTCTCGCATAGTTAAGTGGTCACTGGTAGTTGCACTCTTAGCGGTAATTCTCGGAGCAATTTATGACGAACCTCCAATCAAAGCGCTCTTCTTAGCTCCTAAAGCATTTCTTTCTGCGCTGCCATTTCTTGGACAACTTCTCTTTGCAGTCTTCTTTGTCATCATTCAATTTGCAGCCATCTTCTGGTTCTTGAGCCGTGGTGGTGTTGATACTTACTTCCCTGATGACATTCGAACTCGCTTTAGCGATGTGTGGGGACAAGATCACGTTCTCAATCGCATCCGAGAAAATCTTCTCTTCCTAGAAACTCCAGAAGAGATTGAAAAACATGGAGGATATGTTCCAGGGGGAATTCTCTTGTGGGGTCCTCCGGGAACCGGCAAGACACTCATGGCTGAATCAATGGCGGGAGAAACTGGAAAGCCATTCGTGTTCGTAGATCCGGGTGCATTTACCAATATGTTCTTTGGTGTTGGCGTACTTAAGGTGAAGAGCCTTTTCCGCAAGCTTCGAAAGTTGGCTCTGCGTTATGGCGGAGTAGTTGTCTTCTTCGATGAAGCAGATTCACTAGGAAACCGCGGAATCGTTTCGCAAGGTGGACCTCAGCGAACTTCAACCATGGAGAAGTCAAAAATATTTGAGAGCCACTGTCATGGCGGCGCATATCTTTCTGAACCTGCAGTATCTGCACTAGCTCGGGACAAGTTTGTTATGGGTGGTGCTGCAGGCGGCGGAGGCGGCGGAATGGGAACGCTGCAAGCGCTCCTTACTGAACTTTCTGGGCTAAAGAAGCCTCGTGGTTTCTTCAACAGAGTTGTGCGTCGCACACTAGGAATGCGCCCAAAGAATCCTCCGAAGTATCGAATTCTTGTCGTGATGGCTACAAATATGCCCGAGGCTCTTGATGAAGCGCTACTACGTCCTGGTCGAATCGATCGCATGTATCGCGTTGGTTATCCAAGTAAGGCAGGTCGTATCCGCACTTACGAGGGTTACCTATCAAAGGTTTCGCACTCACTTACTGCCGAAGAAATCGACAAGATTGCAACAATTACTCCATATGCAACTGGAGCAACAATCAAAGACACCATCAATGAAGCTCTCATTATGGCTATCCGCAATGGACGTACTTCTATTGAGTGGTCAGATATCGTCAAAGCCAAGCAGCAGAAGGAGCTTGGACCATCTGAAGATGTTGAATACATTGAACGTGAGCGACATGCAGTTGCTGTTCATGAAGCATGCCATGCAGTCATGGCGCATCGCACTCGTCAACATATGTCTATTGATCTTGCAACCATTGAGAAAGGTTCTGATTACCTAGGCATGGTTGCAAGTATTCCGCCAGATGATCAATTCACCCGCTGGAAGAGTGAATACCAATCAGATATTTTGGTTTCACTTGCATCCCTTGCCGGCGAACGAATGTTCTTTGATGGCGATAACTCATCTGGTGTTTCAGGAGACCTCGAGAGTGCAACGACAATCGCATCTTTGATGGAAGGCCATTGGGGAATGGGTTCAACTATTTCCTCCCACGTAAGTAACCGTCGTTTTGAGATGGGTGCACCTGGTGGTGGCAAAGGTAAAGATGACACAGATAAGCAAATGCGTATGGCTCTTAGTGATCGCATTGAAGAGAACTTAGGAACGTTGTTGACTCAAGCGGAAGAAATCTTGCGCGAGAATCGCAATCAAGTACTGGCGTTGGCACATGCGCTTGAGACACATAAAACAATGTCAGGGGAGGATGTTGCCGCTGTTATTGATGGTGTGCAGGGCTCAATCGTCGATGGTCGTCCATACCTAGATGCCAATTTCTTAGCTGAAATTGAGAAATATCACAGCGCATCCGTAGTAGCTCATCGCGAACATAGAATCCCTGATGTGCATTTACCAGTGATTGGATAA
- a CDS encoding tryptophan 2,3-dioxygenase has protein sequence MSENYDSALTYTSYLAVDDLLKLQTPLSDGPEHDEMLFIIIHQTYELWFKQLIHEFQQAQRALEDGNTHYALSILGRIRTIMKVCVAQVDILETMTPLQFNAFRGYLSSSSGFQSSQFRKVEAILGRRDSRMAGHLPPDMQAEIAEITSHNSIWDSFLDYLTKRGYSLPADVTGRDKSIAYISNPAVQDVLLTVHQSDPESAMVSERLVDIDEGIQEWRYRHVKMVERTIGHKMGTGGSSGVEYLASTLFNPVFRDLWEIRSRF, from the coding sequence ACTACGATTCAGCCCTTACCTACACTTCATATCTCGCAGTAGATGACTTACTGAAGTTACAGACGCCGCTTTCCGATGGTCCTGAGCATGATGAGATGCTCTTCATCATCATCCACCAGACCTACGAACTCTGGTTCAAGCAACTGATTCACGAGTTCCAACAAGCACAGCGCGCATTAGAAGATGGCAATACGCATTATGCCCTTTCAATTCTTGGACGCATTCGCACCATCATGAAAGTCTGTGTGGCACAGGTAGATATTCTCGAGACGATGACGCCACTGCAATTCAATGCTTTCCGGGGTTACTTGTCATCATCAAGTGGTTTTCAATCTTCGCAATTTAGAAAAGTTGAAGCGATTCTTGGTCGTCGCGATAGTCGCATGGCTGGCCACTTGCCGCCAGATATGCAGGCAGAGATTGCAGAAATTACTTCTCATAACTCCATTTGGGATTCTTTTTTGGATTACCTAACAAAACGTGGCTATTCGCTGCCAGCTGATGTAACTGGCCGCGATAAATCAATCGCCTACATTTCAAATCCAGCGGTACAAGATGTTCTGCTTACAGTTCACCAAAGTGATCCAGAGAGTGCGATGGTCTCTGAGCGCTTGGTAGATATTGATGAAGGTATTCAGGAATGGCGCTATCGCCACGTAAAGATGGTTGAGCGCACAATTGGCCACAAGATGGGCACGGGCGGATCAAGCGGTGTTGAGTATTTGGCGAGCACTCTCTTCAACCCAGTCTTTAGGGATCTCTGGGAGATTCGTTCGCGCTTCTAA
- a CDS encoding aspartate aminotransferase family protein — protein sequence MTTQTAIQSQHKATHRYVPTTSTPISPEKVASVLAAEWDLFTKNTKGSELESKRAFDSLPLGVTSSFQHWDPYPISIVSAKGAYMTDVDGRQLLDLSMGFGAMLAGHLNPVVIEEVQASLNQGMLFVTPSPTSTDAAERICQRFGIDQVRFTNSGTESTMYAVRVARSATEKMGILKVEGGYHGSYDPFVVSAKPPLNKAGKAEKPTPYVEPNLVPGDIYVVPYNNIPALEKMFKKNAKKLACFIVEPVLENLAIVLPDAGYLERVRELCDQYNVVLIFDEVKTGLTAGAHGAAMRLGVKPDLITLAKSIGGGLPLAAFGGKKKYMDFVTNGKMAHFGTFNGNPLAMAGVRAIDRICSDEALATAEEFNLQALTRIGDIIDEYQLPAHTVGFGIKGCVTWSTTPVRNYRDYKATDFGVAEAHWLFALNRGIITPPGLDEQWLISLAHGQTEIDLLVEDFRDFAKAIRA from the coding sequence ATGACTACACAAACAGCGATTCAATCGCAACACAAAGCAACACATCGTTACGTACCAACAACATCCACTCCAATCTCGCCTGAAAAAGTAGCTTCCGTACTTGCAGCCGAATGGGATCTCTTCACGAAGAACACCAAAGGCTCAGAGCTCGAGAGCAAGCGCGCCTTCGACTCGCTTCCACTTGGCGTGACATCCAGCTTCCAGCACTGGGATCCATACCCAATTTCAATCGTCTCCGCCAAGGGCGCATACATGACCGATGTCGATGGTCGTCAGCTCCTTGACCTCTCAATGGGCTTCGGCGCAATGCTCGCCGGCCACCTCAACCCAGTTGTTATTGAAGAAGTTCAGGCATCTCTGAATCAGGGAATGCTCTTTGTTACTCCTTCACCTACTTCTACCGACGCTGCAGAGCGAATCTGTCAGCGCTTCGGAATCGATCAGGTTCGCTTCACCAACTCAGGAACAGAATCAACGATGTACGCCGTTCGCGTTGCTCGTTCTGCCACAGAGAAGATGGGCATCCTTAAAGTCGAAGGCGGTTACCACGGTAGCTACGATCCTTTTGTTGTCTCAGCAAAGCCACCTCTAAACAAAGCAGGCAAAGCTGAGAAGCCAACTCCATATGTTGAACCAAACTTGGTTCCAGGAGATATCTACGTTGTTCCTTACAACAACATCCCTGCACTAGAAAAGATGTTTAAGAAGAATGCAAAGAAGCTTGCATGTTTCATCGTTGAACCTGTTCTAGAAAACCTCGCCATCGTTCTTCCAGATGCTGGTTACCTCGAGCGTGTTCGCGAACTTTGCGATCAGTACAACGTCGTTCTTATCTTTGACGAAGTAAAGACAGGTCTTACAGCTGGTGCACACGGTGCAGCAATGCGCCTTGGTGTGAAGCCAGACCTTATTACTCTTGCAAAATCAATTGGTGGCGGACTTCCACTTGCTGCTTTCGGCGGCAAGAAGAAGTACATGGACTTCGTTACCAACGGCAAGATGGCGCACTTCGGTACCTTTAACGGTAATCCCCTTGCAATGGCAGGCGTTCGCGCAATCGATCGCATCTGTTCAGATGAAGCACTTGCAACTGCTGAAGAGTTCAACTTGCAGGCACTTACTCGCATCGGCGACATCATTGATGAGTACCAACTTCCAGCACATACAGTCGGTTTCGGAATCAAGGGCTGCGTTACATGGTCAACAACACCTGTTCGCAACTATCGCGATTACAAGGCAACTGACTTCGGTGTTGCAGAAGCACATTGGCTCTTCGCATTGAACCGCGGAATCATCACTCCTCCGGGACTCGATGAGCAGTGGTTGATCTCTTTGGCACACGGCCAGACAGAGATAGATCTACTTGTTGAAGATTTCCGCGACTTTGCTAAAGCTATTCGCGCGTAA
- a CDS encoding beta-N-acetylhexosaminidase, with protein MMRWRGAMLDISRHYFDAAFIKKTISALAAFDYNTLHLHLTDDQGWRLESTVFPRLHEVGSVRKQSQNNHGLLEPTYDGKEHSGYLTHADVRDIVSHAQSLGMQVVPEINIPGHTGALLAAYPQYGINKNSVEVSGRWGISDYLLRPFPETFEFLTKVFEEVAELFPSEYIHVGGDESLIDNWLQDAEVVAFMKENGFATTKELFIFFMKEVEKIISALGKKMITWDDAFAFDPEQATHATVMSWRGAAIAQIALDHNREVIQGPVFPTYFDYAQEVSVDEPLAIGGPVTLDDVLAFTPLAGVTGVQFQLWTEYIQTPMHAEYMMWPRAAALAYRCWGEGKDFESYFEKRKPKLDALGVTIRDLDPLKRAKIAHLGIGAYYRGFDTASMMEALEKSAVAGEVAHDF; from the coding sequence ATGATGCGCTGGCGCGGGGCGATGCTCGATATCTCTCGCCATTACTTTGATGCGGCCTTTATCAAGAAGACAATCTCGGCCCTGGCTGCCTTTGATTACAACACCCTTCATCTGCACCTGACTGATGACCAGGGGTGGAGACTCGAAAGCACAGTATTTCCACGCCTTCATGAAGTTGGTTCAGTGCGTAAGCAAAGCCAAAATAACCACGGACTACTTGAGCCTACTTATGATGGCAAAGAACATTCTGGCTATCTGACGCATGCTGATGTCCGCGACATTGTTAGCCATGCACAATCACTTGGGATGCAGGTTGTTCCTGAAATCAATATCCCAGGACATACCGGTGCGCTCTTAGCTGCTTATCCGCAATACGGAATCAATAAGAACAGCGTTGAGGTCAGCGGGCGATGGGGAATCTCGGATTACTTGCTACGTCCATTTCCAGAAACTTTTGAATTCCTTACCAAGGTATTTGAAGAAGTTGCCGAACTCTTTCCATCTGAATATATCCATGTCGGCGGAGATGAATCGCTGATCGATAACTGGCTGCAAGATGCTGAAGTTGTTGCCTTTATGAAAGAAAATGGATTTGCCACTACTAAAGAGCTCTTCATCTTCTTCATGAAGGAAGTAGAGAAGATAATTTCGGCCTTGGGCAAGAAGATGATTACTTGGGATGATGCATTCGCTTTTGATCCCGAGCAGGCAACCCATGCAACGGTTATGTCATGGCGTGGAGCTGCGATTGCTCAAATTGCACTCGACCATAATCGCGAAGTAATTCAAGGGCCTGTATTTCCAACGTACTTTGATTATGCGCAAGAAGTCTCTGTAGATGAACCGCTAGCAATTGGTGGACCCGTAACTCTTGATGATGTCTTGGCTTTCACGCCACTAGCCGGAGTCACTGGAGTTCAATTCCAACTATGGACCGAATACATCCAAACCCCGATGCATGCCGAGTACATGATGTGGCCGCGTGCCGCAGCACTTGCGTATCGTTGTTGGGGTGAAGGCAAGGATTTTGAAAGCTACTTCGAAAAAAGAAAGCCTAAACTCGACGCGCTGGGTGTCACCATTCGCGATTTAGACCCTCTAAAGCGAGCCAAAATCGCACACTTGGGCATAGGTGCTTACTACCGAGGTTTTGATACCGCTTCCATGATGGAAGCACTTGAGAAATCAGCAGTTGCCGGAGAAGTCGCACACGATTTCTAA
- a CDS encoding UDP-N-acetylglucosamine--LPS N-acetylglucosamine transferase — MEKPTIILATSNGVGMGHLARASAIALALKEHANPIIVSMAGGIAEIPEYMGIRCEYIPGRDRMWMTRDKWDVYLRDRLLALVDETGAKVMTFDGVVPYPGVIAAKFSHSKLALVWVRRGLWQKKPQRFVLGLQSQMMDYIVEPGDYARAYDFGPTATRKDARLTSSVSLYQKQTALSRDEARKVLGLDLDRPAVLVQLGTGDSDVNEKMTAALSGLIGWKDLQVILTKQPLDKDGKSLAPEGLDIRVVRHFPLARVLHAFDAGVCATGYNGVHELLPALVPTVFVSNIRGTDDQEARAQWCHDMGFALRANQADLRDITSTVKKLQEPETRERLSKKCAELPDPTGGAEIAKILYDLAMQEEPVRPSWLRYQQLQLQVHINRGLRHIAWIGLRRLGLIYRFLHPHLVVQKIKEENPIWGSQNTAKELHPLIKGDQRFEHLITGASDAYIKRRKEIADEAYGTKIEVINIKKQ; from the coding sequence ATGGAAAAACCAACGATTATTCTCGCAACCAGTAATGGTGTGGGAATGGGACATCTTGCGCGCGCTAGTGCAATAGCTCTTGCACTAAAGGAACATGCAAACCCAATTATCGTTTCTATGGCCGGTGGCATCGCAGAAATTCCTGAATACATGGGAATTCGTTGCGAATATATTCCTGGCCGCGATCGCATGTGGATGACTCGTGATAAGTGGGATGTCTATCTTCGCGATCGCTTACTTGCACTCGTTGATGAAACCGGCGCAAAGGTAATGACATTTGATGGAGTGGTTCCATACCCAGGTGTTATTGCTGCAAAGTTTTCTCATTCAAAATTAGCACTTGTATGGGTGCGTCGTGGTCTCTGGCAGAAGAAACCACAGCGCTTTGTTCTAGGTCTGCAATCACAGATGATGGATTACATTGTCGAACCTGGCGATTACGCCCGTGCCTACGATTTCGGTCCAACTGCAACACGTAAAGATGCGCGCCTGACTTCTTCTGTCTCGCTCTACCAAAAGCAGACCGCGCTTTCACGCGATGAAGCGCGCAAGGTTCTTGGCCTTGATTTAGACCGCCCAGCAGTTCTTGTTCAACTCGGAACTGGCGATAGCGATGTCAACGAAAAGATGACAGCAGCGCTTTCAGGTCTTATCGGTTGGAAAGATCTCCAGGTTATTCTGACTAAGCAACCTCTCGATAAAGATGGAAAATCCCTTGCGCCTGAAGGCCTTGATATTCGCGTAGTACGCCACTTCCCGCTTGCACGAGTGCTTCATGCCTTCGATGCTGGCGTATGTGCAACCGGATATAACGGAGTGCATGAACTTCTGCCTGCACTTGTACCAACTGTATTTGTCTCAAATATTCGCGGAACAGATGATCAAGAAGCTCGCGCCCAGTGGTGTCATGACATGGGATTTGCGCTACGTGCCAACCAAGCTGATCTTCGCGATATCACTTCGACAGTTAAGAAATTACAAGAGCCAGAAACACGTGAACGTTTGAGCAAGAAGTGCGCAGAACTACCAGACCCAACAGGTGGCGCAGAAATTGCAAAGATTCTCTACGACTTAGCCATGCAAGAAGAACCAGTACGCCCTTCATGGCTGCGATACCAACAACTTCAGCTACAAGTACATATCAATCGCGGACTTCGCCATATTGCCTGGATCGGCTTACGCCGATTGGGTCTTATTTATAGATTCCTTCATCCTCATCTTGTTGTGCAGAAGATTAAGGAAGAAAATCCAATCTGGGGTTCACAGAACACAGCGAAAGAGCTGCACCCACTCATTAAGGGTGATCAACGCTTCGAGCACCTCATAACTGGCGCATCTGATGCATATATCAAGCGACGCAAAGAGATCGCAGATGAAGCATATGGAACGAAGATTGAAGTAATTAATATTAAGAAGCAGTAA
- a CDS encoding ROK family protein, translating to MSQFTLSIDCGGLFIKSCVLDESGTMHAAPTRVQTPYPLSTERFLDTVQEIATSLPKAARVTVGLPGMIRNGVVVATPHYINDAGPHTRMNQELKDQWWGFDAEAAVAERLGMPAKVLNDAEVHGAGVVTGSGLEIVLTLGTGLGFSVFHGGKLSPHFEMSHATVRRNTTYDTWIGDRERHRMGNTFWSRRVRLMVSELRPVFLWDRLYIGGGNSHSIQQRDLNLMGDDVVIVPNSAGVAGGVRAWQL from the coding sequence ATGAGCCAATTCACTCTCTCCATCGACTGTGGTGGGCTATTTATTAAGAGCTGTGTGCTTGATGAATCCGGAACCATGCACGCAGCGCCAACGCGAGTGCAAACTCCATATCCTCTTTCAACTGAGCGTTTTCTCGATACTGTGCAAGAGATCGCCACCTCTCTTCCAAAGGCTGCTCGCGTCACAGTTGGTCTGCCAGGAATGATTCGTAACGGTGTTGTCGTTGCTACGCCTCATTACATCAATGATGCCGGTCCGCACACACGCATGAACCAAGAACTAAAGGATCAGTGGTGGGGATTTGATGCCGAAGCTGCTGTTGCTGAACGTTTGGGCATGCCAGCAAAGGTATTAAACGATGCTGAAGTACATGGTGCTGGCGTCGTTACAGGTTCAGGTCTAGAAATCGTGTTGACTCTCGGAACAGGACTTGGATTCTCTGTCTTCCACGGTGGAAAGCTCTCTCCACACTTTGAAATGTCACATGCAACAGTTCGCCGAAACACTACATATGACACATGGATTGGCGATCGCGAACGCCACCGTATGGGAAATACATTCTGGTCACGTCGCGTGCGTTTGATGGTCTCTGAACTTCGCCCAGTATTTCTATGGGATCGCCTTTACATTGGTGGCGGAAATTCACACAGCATTCAGCAGCGCGACTTAAACCTGATGGGCGATGACGTCGTTATCGTTCCGAACTCTGCCGGAGTTGCTGGCGGAGTTCGTGCGTGGCAGCTTTAA
- a CDS encoding putative quinol monooxygenase has product MSKIFLFVAIDVRPGKYDEFVSALSKHISVIRTEAGCEFIDIYRDTQKENVVNVWEIWSDRPSWDAHMVNENSKGWQAVAKDLVFGETITVMDSLS; this is encoded by the coding sequence GTGAGCAAAATCTTCCTCTTTGTGGCTATTGATGTGCGCCCAGGTAAATACGATGAATTTGTCTCTGCCCTTTCCAAGCACATCTCAGTAATCCGTACTGAAGCTGGTTGCGAATTTATCGATATCTATCGCGATACCCAGAAAGAGAACGTTGTAAACGTCTGGGAAATCTGGAGCGATCGCCCATCATGGGATGCGCATATGGTCAATGAGAACAGCAAGGGCTGGCAGGCAGTTGCTAAGGATCTAGTTTTCGGCGAAACAATTACAGTTATGGATTCACTCTCATGA
- a CDS encoding nitroreductase family protein, with translation MKAETSVPVHEIIATRRSPRSFDESATINNDDLTAILEAARWAPSAFNGQPWRFFVGKRGDEVFAQILTSLGDFNKSWAKNASALILVAGKTTKNDGSIHADYQFDCGLAVSQLVVETHHRGLIAHQMTGFDKAIAQEELSIAPELIPVVVIAVGTQDAPEKLSGPLLERELAPRQRLPLNEIVVKGLPA, from the coding sequence ATGAAAGCAGAGACCTCAGTCCCAGTTCACGAAATCATTGCGACTCGTCGCAGCCCTCGTTCATTTGATGAATCGGCAACAATCAATAACGATGACCTAACTGCGATTCTCGAAGCTGCTCGCTGGGCGCCATCAGCATTTAATGGCCAGCCTTGGCGCTTCTTTGTTGGCAAGCGCGGCGATGAAGTATTTGCTCAGATTCTCACTTCACTTGGCGATTTCAATAAGAGCTGGGCTAAGAACGCTTCCGCATTAATTCTGGTCGCAGGCAAGACAACGAAGAACGATGGCTCTATTCATGCTGATTACCAATTCGATTGTGGCTTGGCTGTGTCACAACTCGTTGTCGAAACTCACCATCGCGGACTTATTGCTCACCAGATGACAGGCTTCGATAAGGCAATTGCGCAAGAAGAACTTTCCATCGCACCAGAGCTAATCCCCGTTGTAGTTATTGCTGTGGGCACACAAGATGCGCCCGAGAAGTTAAGCGGTCCACTGCTTGAACGCGAACTCGCACCACGTCAGCGTCTGCCTCTTAACGAGATTGTCGTAAAAGGACTGCCTGCTTAG